The genomic DNA GCTAGGAAAATGTCGGGAGTGGCCGCCTCGGGAGGTGCCTCGACCGAGGCGGTCGGCGCGCGGCGGTCGGCGATGGCCACGGCGGGAGCCGACCGGGGCTCGTCGGCGGGCTGGGCCGGGGCGGGATCGGAGGTGGGGCCGCGGAGCGCGACGATGGCGGTGACCACGACCAGGGCCAGACCCAGCGCCAGACCCGCCGCGCGCCACCGGACGCGTCGTTGTGGCGTGGTGGGCGCGGAGGGGGGGACAGCCGTCGGCTCCGGGGGGCGGTACGCCGCCGGGTCGTCGAGGAAGGCGGCGAGGTCATCAGCGTCGATGGGTCCGTACGGACCGAGGACCGCCGTGAACCGCCGGGCGACGGCCTCAGCGTCCTCGGGGCGGTCGGCGGGGTCTTTGGCGAGCAGCGTGGCGACCACCTCGACCAGCGCGGGCGGAATCCGGGGGTCAGCGGCGAGCGCGGCGGCGGGGTCGTCGTGGAGGACGGCGTCGAGGGTCGCCGACGGCGCGCCGCCGCCGAAGGCCGGGCGCCCGCTCAGGGCGTGGGCGAGGACGGCACCCAGCGAGAACAGGTCGGACCGGGCCGTCGCGGCCTCCCCGCGGACGACCTCGGGGGCCAGCGTGCCGAGCGTGCCCCGGACCTCGGCGTCGGTGGCGTCGGAGAGGGATGCCAGTCCGAAATCGGCCAGCTTGACGACGCCGTCGGCGCCGAGGAGGAGGTTGGCCGCCGAGACGTCGCGGTGCAGGATGCCCGCGGCGTGGACGGCGGCGAGGCCCCGCGCGGCCTCACGGGCGACGAAGGCCGCCAGTACGGGGGGCAGCGCGCCCGCCTCGGCGAGGATGCTCGCCAGGTCGGAGCCCTCGACCCACTCGGCGACCATCGACCCCTCCCAGGCATCCAGCACGCGGACCACGTTGGGGTGGTCCACCTGGGCCGCGAGGCGGGCCTCGTCGGCGAACCGGCGGCTCCGCTCCGGGTCGTGGCCGCTCAGCGTCTTCAGCAGGACGACCTCGCCGGTGCGCCCGTCCACGGCCTTGAAGACGGTGGCGACGGGGCCGCGCGCGATCTCGGCGAACGGCCGGATGTCGGAGGACGAGGGGACGATGACGACGTCGGGGGAGCGGGCGAGGGCAACCTACGCGGTCTCCGGGGCGCGCTCCCCGCCGTCCCATTCCTTGAGCCGGTACTGGATCCAGCGGCGCGAGACGCCGAGCGTCCGCGCGGTCGCGGAGATGTTGCCGTCGCAGGCGGCCAGCGTCCGCTCCACCGCAAGTCGCTCGACCTCCTTCATCGTCATGCCCGGCGTCAGGTCGAGCGCGTCGTCGGCGGGGAGGTCGGGCAGGCGGAGGTCCTCGGCCTGCACTGTGGAGCCGCGCGTGAGCACGACGGCGCGCTCGACGGCGCCCTCCAGCTCACGCACGTTGCCGGGCCAGCGGTACCGGCGGATGGCGTCCAGGGCCGCCGCCGAGAACCCGTCCACGTGGGCCCGCGAGCCCGTCGCGAAGCGGTCCAGGAAGTGCGTCGCGAGCAGCATCGCATCGGTGCCACGGT from Rubrivirga sp. SAORIC476 includes the following:
- a CDS encoding protein kinase, translating into MVPSSSDIRPFAEIARGPVATVFKAVDGRTGEVVLLKTLSGHDPERSRRFADEARLAAQVDHPNVVRVLDAWEGSMVAEWVEGSDLASILAEAGALPPVLAAFVAREAARGLAAVHAAGILHRDVSAANLLLGADGVVKLADFGLASLSDATDAEVRGTLGTLAPEVVRGEAATARSDLFSLGAVLAHALSGRPAFGGGAPSATLDAVLHDDPAAALAADPRIPPALVEVVATLLAKDPADRPEDAEAVARRFTAVLGPYGPIDADDLAAFLDDPAAYRPPEPTAVPPSAPTTPQRRVRWRAAGLALGLALVVVTAIVALRGPTSDPAPAQPADEPRSAPAVAIADRRAPTASVEAPPEAATPDIFLAPPQRLDPAFEARPPLLREPSASPPESPAVSSPGPTPAPVPPPSAPAPGRLALAVEPWARVQIDGRDVGTTPLQSVALPAGEHVLTLTNPDFPPHTVRVQVEPGREARQVISLWDTVGRIQIEVSPWARVSVDGELWDTIPPQARPLILIPGDHRLGFEHPTFGAREVRLRVAAGEQRTVRVRMDGPE